One segment of Phragmites australis chromosome 13, lpPhrAust1.1, whole genome shotgun sequence DNA contains the following:
- the LOC133888848 gene encoding auxin-responsive protein SAUR71-like, whose product MTMKRLLRCVSTGACRVAPGAVAERTAPSPGGKVPAGHVPVEVGAEGEETERFVVPAELLGRPPIAELLRCAAQEYGYARRGPLRIPCPAAVFRRLLGALAGGDGGLMLAYFSVVV is encoded by the coding sequence ATGACCATGAAGAGGCTCCTCCGGTGCGTGTCGACGGGGGCGTGCCGGGTGGCGCCGGGCGCCGTCGCGGAGAGGACGGCGCCGTCGCCGGGGGGCAAGGTGCCGGCGGGGCACGTGCCGGTGGAGGTGGgcgcggagggggaggagacggAGCGGTTCGTCGTGCCGGCAGAGCTTCTGGGCCGCCCGCCCATCGCCGAGCTTCTCCGATGCGCCGCGCAGGAGTACGGCTACGCTCGCCGGGGACCGCTGCGCATCCCCTGCCCCGCGGCGGTGTTCCGCCGGCTCCTCGGcgcgctcgccggcggcgacggcgggctCATGCTCGCCTACTTCAGCGTGGTTGTCTGA
- the LOC133888433 gene encoding uncharacterized protein LOC133888433, translating to MAGTGAAAVERAHELYRGGRHREALELYSAALAAARGAVQRIALHSNRAACYLKLYDFPKAAEECTSVLELDIEHAGALMLRAQTLVTLKDYQSALFDVNRLIEINPSSEVYRNLQARLKTQLSLAPIPESEEEFMYLDEDKEELPSKGDKKIETFIAKADQPSTEPTLDKKPATESPKVQVPPSLLSKPQGWETIPKPKGHSGLDYSKWDKVENDSSEDEDDDEEEVPRYKFKVRNVGVPQ from the exons ATGGCGGGGACGGGCGCCGCGGCGGTGGAGAGGGCGCACGAGCTCTACAGGGGCGGCCGCCACCGCGAGGCGCTGGAGCTCTActcggcggcgctggcggcggcgcggggcgcCGTGCAGCGCATCGCCCTGCACAGCAACCGCGCCGCCTGCTACCTCAAACTCTACGATTTCCCCAAG GCTGCAGAAGAGTGCACATCTGTCCTTGAGTTGGACATAGAGCATGCTGGAGCTCTCATGTTGCGTGCCCAGACTCTTGTTACTCTGAAAGATTACCAGTCAGCTCTTTTTGATGTGAACAGATTGATCGAAATAAATCCATCGTCTGAAGTGTATCGGAACCTTCAGGCAAGGCTGAAGACACAGCTG TCACTAGCCCCAATTCCTGAGTCGGAAGAGGAATTCATGTATCTTGATGAAGATAAAGAAGAACTGCCTTCAAAAGGAGATAAGAAGATTGAAACTTTCATCGCTAAGGCTGATCAACCTTCAACCGAACCAACCCTCGACAAAAAACCTGCAACTGAATCTCCAAAGGTTCAGGTACCTCCCAGTCTGCTTTCAAAACCCCAGGGTTGGGAAACGATCCCAAAACCAAAGGGCCATTCAGGTCTTGATTACTCGAAATGGGATAAAGTTGAAAACgattcaagtgaagatgaagatgatgatgaagaagaagtgcCTCGATATAAGTTTAAAGTCAGAAATGTTGGTGTGCCTCAATAG
- the LOC133887958 gene encoding probable LRR receptor-like serine/threonine-protein kinase At1g56130, translated as MRSGSSSCLHGFVLAMLLLLLLVAAAQAQQAATRTDPTEAAAVNAVFAKLELTASSAWNISGDPCTGTATDGTAIDNNPTFNPAIKCDCTDQNNTVCHVTRLKIYSLNAVGPIPEELRNLTRLTNLDLGQNYLTGPLPSFLGELTAMQYMNLSINALSGSVPKELGNLTNLVSLGFGSNNLNGSLPSELGNLAKLEQLYIDSAGLSGPLPSSFSKLTRMKQLWASDNDFTGKIPDYIGSWTNLTELRFQGNSFQGPLPTTLSNLAQLTSLRIGDIINGSSSLAFISNLTSLSTLVLRNCKISDSLASVNFSLFAGLNLLDLSFNNITGQVPQTLLNLNSLNFLFLGNNSLSGSLPSSIGPSLKNLDFSYNQLSGNFPSWASQETQNNLHLNLVANNFVINNSNNSVLPSGLECLQRNTPCFLGSPQSASFAVDCGSRRSLSGSDNSMYQSDDANLGAASYYVTGTSTWGVSNVGKFMDASNSSYIIYSSRQFQNTLDSELFQTARMSPSSLRYYGIGLENGNYTVTLQFAEFDFEDSQTWKSVGRRVFDIYVQGELKEQNFDIRKAAGGKSYTAVKKQYIVPVTRNFLDIHLFWAGKGTCCIPTQGYYGPAISALSATPNFKPSVRSAAQKKSSSKTGVVVGVVVGAAVLALVALAGLCMWRQKRRKLSLEQQELYSIVGRPNVFSYGELRTSTENFSSNNLLGEGGYGSVYKGKLTDGRVMAVKQLSETSHQGKKEFATEIETISRVQHRNLVKLYGCCLEGNKPLLVYEYLENGSLDKALFGSGKLKLDWPTRFEICLGIARGLVYLHEESSIRIVHRDIKASNVLLDANLNPKISDFGLAKLYDDKKTHVSTKVAGTFGYLAPEYAMRGHMTEKVDVFAFGVVVLETLAGRPNFDNTLEEDKIYILEWVWQLYEGNHPLDVVDPKLSEFNGDEVLRAIHVALLCTQGSPHQRPSMSRAVSMLAGDVEVGEVVNKPSYITEWQIKGGNTSSFMSSDVSGQSTSVPREASLPSLGSVIDEGR; from the exons ATGAGGTCTGGATCGAGCTCTTGCCTCCATGGCTTTGTGCTCGCgatgctgctgctcctgctgctggtAGCAGCTGCGCAAGCTCAGCAAGCAGCAACAAGGACCGATCCGACGGAAG cggcggcggtgaaCGCAGTGTTCGCCAAGCTCGAGCTGACGGCGTCGTCGGCATGGAACATCAGCGGCGACCCCTGCACCGGCACGGCCACGGACGGCACCGCCATCGACAACAACCCGACCTTCAACCCGGCCATCAAGTGCGACTGCACCGACCAGAACAACACCGTCTGCCACGTCACCAGGCT GAAAATTTACTCGTTGAATGCAGTTGGCCCAATACCAGAAGAACTGCGGAATCTCACGCGCTTGACCAACCT GGATTTAGGACAAAATTACTTGACAGGGCCTTTACCATCGTTCCTTGGGGAATTGACTGCTATGCAGTACAT GAATCTGAGCATCAATGCATTGTCTGGATCTGTTCCAAAGGAGCTTGGGAACCTTACGAATCTTGTATCACT GGGCTTTGGTTCAAACAACTTAAATGGCTCCCTTCCTTCGGAACTGGGGAACCTGGCTAAACTTGAGCAATT GTATATTGATAGTGCTGGCTTAAGTGGTCCTCTTCCATCATCATTTTCCAAGCTTACAAGAATGAAACAATT GTGGGCATCGGATAACGATTTTACTGGGAAAATACCAGATTATATTGGGAGCTGGACTaatttaacagaact GCGGTTTCAAGGCAATTCTTTTCAAGGTCCACTTCCAACCACTCTTTCTAATCTCGCCCAACTGACAAGCTT ACGAATAGGTGACATAATAAATGGGAGTTCTTCACTGGCATTCATCAGTAACTTGACATCTTTGAGCACCTT AGTTTTGAGGAATTGCAAGATATCTGATAGTCTGGCATCAGTAAACTTTTCACTATTTGCAGGATTAAACTTACT GGATTTGAGTTTTAACAATATCACAGGCCAAGTACCACAGACCCTGCTGAATCTGAATTCGCTCAACTTCTT ATTTCTTGGGAATAATAGCCTTTCAGGAAGCCTTCCAAGTTCTATAGGGCCTTCTCTTAAAAACTT AGACTTTTCTTACAACCAGCTCTCAGGAAACTTTCCTTCTTGGGCTTCTCAGGAAACTCAGAACAATTTACATTT GAATTTGGTGGCAAACAATTTTGTGATCAATAACTCCAATAACAG TGTCTTACCTTCGGGGCTGGAGTGCCTTCAGCGAAACACACCCTGTTTTCTTGGCTCTCCACAAT CTGCCTCCTTTGCTGTGGACTGTGGGAGCAGAAGATCTTTATCTGGCTCGGATAACTCCATGTATCAGTCTGACGATGCCAATCTTGGTGCTGCATCCTATTATGTTACAGGAACATCAACGTGGGGTGTTAGCAATGTTGGGAAGTTCATGGATGCATCAAACAGTAGTTACATAATCTACAGCTCACGCCAGTTTCAGAATACTCTAGATTCAGAACTGTTCCAGACAGCAAGGATGTCGCCATCGTCTTTAAGATACTATGGTATTGGACTTGAGAATGGAAACTATACGGTCACACTTCAGTTTGCAGAGTTTGACTTCGAAGACTCACAGACTTGGAAGAGTGTAGGGAGAAGGGTTTTTGATATCTATGTCCAG GGTGAGCTTAAGGAGCAAAATTTTGACATACGGAAGGCAGCAGGCGGGAAATCTTACACTGCTGTCAAGAAGCAGTATATTGTTCCTGTCACTAGAAACTTCCTCGATATTCATCTCTTCTGGGCTGGCAAGGGCACTTGTTGCATCCCTACTCAAGGCTACTACGGACCTGCAATCTCAGCTTTGAGTGCAACTCCAA ATTTCAAACCTTCAGTGCGTAGTGCTGCACAGAAGAAGAGTAGTAGTAAAACAGGTGTAGTTGTTGGAGTTGTGGTTGGTGCAGCAGTTTTAGCACTAGTAGCACTTGCTGGACTCTGTATGTGGAGGCAAAAAAGGAGAAAACTATCATTGGAGCAACAAG AGCTGTACAGTATTGTTGGAAGACCTAATGTATTCAGTTATGGTGAACTAAGGACCTCCACTGAAAATTTTAGTTCCAATAACCTTCTTGGTGAAGGAGGATATGGGTCAGTTTATAAG GGTAAATTAACCGATGGAAGGGTTATGGCTGTAAAACAGCTATCCGAAACATCTCATCAGGGAAAAAAGGAATTCGCAACCGAAATAGAAACTATCTCTCGAGTGCAACACCGTAATCTCGTGAAGCTGTATGGTTGCTGCCTTGAGGGCAACAAACCACTGTTGGTTTATGAGTACCTGGAGAATGGAAGCCTTGATAAAGCACTTTTTG GAAGTGGGAAATTGAAACTCGACTGGCCAACACGCTTTGAGATATGCTTAGGCATCGCAAGGGGTTTGGTTTATCTCCATGAAGAGTCTAGCATCCGTATTGTGCACAGGGACATAAAGGCTAGTAATGTCTTACTTGACGCCAACCTCAACCCTAAGATCTCGGATTTTGGGCTTGCCAAACTTTACGATGACAAGAAGACACATGTCAGCACAAAAGTTGCCGGTACATT TGGTTATCTTGCACCTGAGTACGCCATGAGAGGTCATATGACCGAGAAAGTTGATGTGTTTGCATTTGGTGTGGTCGTATTGGAGACTTTAGCTGGAAGGCCAAACTTTGACAATACGCTTGAAGAAGACAAGATTTATATTTTAGAATGG GTCTGGCAACTGTACGAGGGAAACCACCCTCTCGATGTCGTGGACCCCAAGCTCTCAGAGTTCAACGGCGACGAGGTGCTCCGCGCCATCCACGTGGCCCTCCTCTGCACCCAGGGCTCGCCCCACCAGCGGCCGTCCATGTCCCGCGCCGTGTCGATGCTCGCCGGGGACGTcgaggtgggagaggtggtgaaCAAGCCCAGCTACATCACCGAGTGGCAGATCAAGGGCGGCAACACCAGCAGCTTCATGAGCAGCGATGTCAGCGGGCAGTCGACCTCGGTGCCGAGGGAGGCCTCGTTGCCGTCCCTGGGCTCAGTCATTGATGAAGGACGGTGA
- the LOC133889743 gene encoding multiple organellar RNA editing factor 3, mitochondrial-like, which yields MAAAASYATRRGLSALLLSSSRALPRRLHPLAAASAHLVPWAPPSRGAKTASSGGSGYSPLNDPSPNWSNRPPKETILLDGCDYEHWLIVLEFPTDPKPSEEEMVAAYVKTLASVLGSEEEAKKKIYSVCTTTYTGFGALISEELSYKVKGLPGVLWVLPDSYLDVPNKDYGGDLFIDGKVIHRPQFQFTERQQVRSRPRPRYDRRRETVQVERRETMQRGPSTQQQRPPFSQEVAQSPQQHYETVPPGVGRSS from the exons ATGGCAGCGGCCGCTTCATACGCCACCCGCCGCGGCCTCTCcgcgctcctcctctcctcctcccgcgcgctcccccgccgcctccaccccctcgccgccgcctcagcCCACCTCGTCCCATGGGCGCCGCCATCGCGCGGGGCCAAGACCGCGTCGTCCGGCGGGTCCGGGTATTCGCCGCTGAACGACCCCTCGCCGAACTGGAGCAACCGGCCGCCAAAAGAGACGATCCTCCTCGACGGCTGTGACTACGAGCACTGGCTCATCGTATTGGAGTTCCCCACGGACCCCAAGCCTTCCGAGGAAGAGATGGTCGCGGCCTACGTCAAGACCCTCGCCTCCGTCCTGGGAAG TGAGGAGGAAGCAAAGAAGAAAATCTACTCAGTCTGCACTACAACCTACACAGGGTTTGGGGCTTTGATTTCAGAGGAGTTATCGTACAAAGTTAAAG GATTGCCGGGAGTTCTTTGGGTGCTACCTGATTCATATTTGGATGTTCCCAACAAGGATTACGGAG GTGATCTATTTATAGATGGCAAGGTCATACACAGGCCTCAGTTTCAATTCACTGAGAGGCAGCAGGTAAGGAGTAGACCTCGTCCCCGCTATGATAGACGACGGGAGACTGTGCAAGTTGAAAGAAGAGAAACAATGCAAAGAGGCCCTTCGACACAACAGCAAAGGCCACCATTTTCTCAGGAGGTCGCTCAGAGTCCACAGCAACACTATGAAACCGTGCCACCAGGAGTAGGAAGGTCATCTTAG